A stretch of Ipomoea triloba cultivar NCNSP0323 chromosome 11, ASM357664v1 DNA encodes these proteins:
- the LOC115996396 gene encoding homeobox-leucine zipper protein ATHB-15-like, with protein MSIPCKDGKSVLDNGKYVRYTPEQVDALERLYHECPKPSSMRRQQLIRECPILSNIESRQIKVWFQNRRCREKQRKEASRFQSVNRKLTAMNKLLMEENARLQKQVSQLVYENGHFRRQTPSTGIGTKDTSCESVVTSGQLQLTPQHPPRDASPEGLLCIAKETLAEFLSKATGTAVEWVQMPGMKPGPDSIGIIAISHGCTGVAARACGLVGLEPTRVVEILKDRPSWFRDCRTVDVLNVIPTANGGTIELLYMQLYAPTTLAPARDFWLLRYASVLDDGSLAVCERSLGNIQNGPSVPPVPNFVRAEMLPSGYLIRPCDGGGSIIHIVDHMNLEAWSVPEVLRPLYESSAMLAHKTTMAALCHLRQIAQEVSQPNLTNSGRRPAALRALRQRLSRGFNEAVNGFTDEGWSLLGNDGIDDVTVLVNSSPYKLMGLDLTFGNGFTSISNSVLCAKASMLLQNVPPAMLLRFLREHRSEWAENNIDAYSAAAIKVGPCILPEARIFNFGNQVILPLAHAVEHEELLEVIKFEGNGHSPDDAIMPRDMFLLQLCSGMDENAVGTCAELIFAPIDASFADDAPLLPSGFRIIPLDAGKEASSPSRTLDLTSALETGTAENKAPNSLSTNNSATRSVMTIAFQFAYESHMQEAVVSMARQYVRSVISSVQRVALALSPSHLGSHAGLRLPLGTPEAHTLAQWICQSYRCYLGVELLKYSGEGSESILKALWSHSDAVVCCSAKASPFLAFANQAGLDMLETTLAALQDISLEKIFDDHGRKTLCSEFPRIMQQGFSCLQGGICMSSMSRPISYEKAVAWKVLNEEENVHCICFMFMNWSFL; from the exons ATGTCGATACCCTGCAAAGATGGTAAGTCAGTATTGGATAATGGCAAGTATGTTCGCTACACACCTGAGCAGGTTGATGCCCTCGAGAGGCTTTATCATGAGTGCCCTAAACCCAGTTCCATGCGCCGTCAGCAGCTCATTCGCGAATGCCCTATCCTCTCCAACATTGAGTCCAGGCAAATCAAAGTTTGGTTTCAGAATCGAAG ATGCAGGGAGAAACAGAGGAAAGAAGCTTCAAGGTTTCAGTCTGTGAATAGGAAGCTGACAGCCATGAACAAgcttttaatggaggaaaatgccAGGTTGCAGAAGCAAGTTTCGCAATTGGTGTATGAGAATGGCCACTTCCGTAGGCAAACTCCGAGT ACAGGGATTGGTACAAAAGACACCAGCTGTGAATCAGTGGTGACAAGTGGTCAACTCCAATTGACACCTCAGCATCCTCCAAGGGATGCTAGTCCTGAAGG GCTGTTATGCATTGCAAAAGAGACTTTAGCAGAGTTTCTTTCAAAGGCTACTGGAACTGCTGTTGAGTGGGTTCAAATGCCTGGAATGAAG CCTGGTCCGGATTCCATTGGAATCATTGCTATTTCTCATGGTTGTACTGGCGTGGCTGCAAGAGCTTGTGGCTTAGTTGGTCTTGAGCCTACAAGG GTTGTAGAAATTCTCAAGGATAGGCCATCTTGGTTTCGCGATTGCCGGACTGTTGATGTCCTAAATGTGATACCCACAGCCAATGGTGGGACCATTGAACTTCTATACATGCAG CTTTATGCACCAACAACTTTGGCACCTGCTCGTGACTTCTGGTTGTTACGCTATGCTTCTGTTTTGGATGATGGAAGTCTGGCG GTGTGTGAAAGATCACTTGGTAATATACAAAATGGTCCGAGTGTGCCGCCAGTACCAAACTTTGTTAGAGCAGAAATGCTGCCTAGCGGGTACTTGATTAGACCTTGTGATGGCGGAGGTTCAATTATTCATATCGTTGATCATATGAATTTAGAG GCGTGGAGTGTGCCAGAAGTGTTGCGCCCACTCTATGAGTCATCGGCAATGCTTGCTCATAAAACAACAATGGCG GCCCTTTGCCATCTGAGGCAGATAGCGCAGGAGGTTTCACAGCCCAATCTCACGAACTCTGGAAGACGGCCTGCAGCTTTACGAGCTTTACGTCAGAGATTGAGCCG GGGTTTTAACGAGGCTGTGAATGGCTTTACTGATGAGGGGTGGTCGTTGCTTGGTAACGACGGCATTGATGATGTCACTGTCCTCGTCAACTCCTCTCCGTATAAACTGATGGGTCTAGACCTCACCTTTGGAAACGGTTTTACATCCATAAGCAATTCAGTCTTGTGTGCAAAAGCATCAATGCTTCTGCAG AATGTTCCTCCTGCAATGCTTCTGAGGTTTCTCCGGGAGCATAGGTCCGAGTGGGCTGAGAATAATATTGATGCTTATTCGGCTGCTGCTATTAAAGTTGGTCCTTGCATCTTACCAGAAGCCCGTATTTTTAACTTTGGGAATCAAGTTATACTTCCATTGGCTCACGCTGTTGAGCACGAAGAG TTGCTGGAGGTTATTAAATTTGAAGGCAATGGCCATTCCCCTGATGATGCAATCATGCCAAGGGACATGTTTCTGCTACAA CTATGTAGCGGAATGGATGAAAACGCTGTAGGGACGTGTGCAGAGCTCATATTTGCTCCTATTGATGCGTCTTTTGCTGATGATGCGCCTCTCCTTCCTTCTGGTTTTCGCATCATTCCTCTCGACGCTGGCAAg GAAGCCTCGAGCCCCAGTCGCACCCTCGACCTCACTTCTGCTCTCGAGACGGGGACAGCGGAAAATAAAGCTCCAAATAGCCTCAGCACTAATAACAGTGCAACAAGATCTGTTATGACCATtgctttccaatttgcctaCGAGAGCCACATGCAGGAGGCTGTTGTGTCAATGGCGCGACAATATGTGCGCAGCGTTATCTCGTCTGTTCAGAGGGTAGCGTTGGCGCTCTCTCCTTCCCACTTGGGCTCCCACGCGGGCCTGAGACTGCCACTCGGGACTCCTGAAGCACACACCCTCGCTCAGTGGATCTGCCAAAGCTACAG GTGCTACTTGGGCGTGGAACTATTGAAATACAGCGGTGAAGGAAGCGAGTCCATCTTGAAAGCACTGTGGAGTCACTCAGACGCTGTCGTTTGCTGCTCTGCAAAG GCGTCGCCATTTCTCGCATTTGCAAACCAGGCAGGACTGGACATGCTCGAGACAACTTTGGCCGCACTTCAAGACATAAGTTTGGAGAAGATATTCGACGACCATGGAAGGAAAACCCTCTGCTCCGAGTTCCCCCGGATAATGCAACAG GGTTTTTCATGCCTTCAAGGCGGAATCTGCATGTCGAGCATGAGCAGGCCGATTTCATACGAGAAAGCAGTGGCATGGAAAGTTCTGAACGAGGAAGAAAATGTCCATTGCATCTGCTTTATGTTCATGAATTGGTCATTTCTTTAA
- the LOC115996655 gene encoding CASP-like protein 3A1, with the protein MLMGAKTETVIEMNTEGKDPPETKAAAIAETDGGMTGPLVTERGAIRRKADIMDVVLRALCVLTSVTALSLMVTAKEASTITVYGFNIPLRSKWSFSYAFEYLVGVSAAVAVHAMLQLLITGSRLLRRSPPAPSRNHAWLVCVADQVFTYAMMSAGSAAAGVSNLNHTGIRHLALPSLCKPLRGFCDRVAASIAFAFMSCFLLAVSVVADVVWLSKS; encoded by the exons atgttgATGGGAGCCAAAACGGAGACCGTCATTGAGATGAACACGGAGGGAAAAGATCCGCCGGAGACGAAGGCGGCGGCTATCGCAGAGACTGACGGCGGGATGACTGGACCTCTGGTCACCGAGAGAGGTGCTATTCGTCGGAAAGCTGACATCATGGACGTCGTCCTGCGAGCTCTGTGTGTGCTAACGTCGGTGACGGCCTTGTCTCTAATGGTGACGGCGAAGGAAGCTTCCACCATCACCGTCTATGGATTCAATATCCCTCTCCGTTCCAAGTGGTCCTTCTCTTACGCTTTTGA GTATTTGGTGGGAGTATCTGCAGCGGTGGCGGTTCACGCCATGCTTCAGCTGCTAATCACCGGGTCAAGGCTGCTAAGAAGATCGCCGCCTGCGCCTTCACGGAACCATGCTTGGCTCGTTTGTGTGGCAGATCAG gtATTTACCTATGCGATGATGAGTGCGGGATCGGCGGCGGCGGGAGTTAGCAATCTGAACCATACAGGAATTCGGCATTTGGCTCTGCCCAGCTTGTGCAAGCCGCTCCGTGGCTTCTGCGATCGGGTCGCTGCCTCCATAGCCTTTGCCTTCATGAGCTGCTTTCTGCTCGCCGTTTCGGTAGTCGCCGACGTCGTTTGGCTGTCCAAGTCTTAG